In the genome of Pseudobdellovibrionaceae bacterium, one region contains:
- the nrfD gene encoding polysulfide reductase NrfD: MAKRPVLVLDNKDYKQVTEDVCSLIETVPGKNYFALLFASKSLLLYFIVTMGLIAVYGMGLMGVNSPVGWGTDIVTFVFWIGIGHAGTLISAILFLFRQKWRTSIARTAEAMTVFAVMTAGIFPLLHTGRPWLAHWLLPYPNQRGPLWVNFRSPLLWDVFAVSTYALVSMTFWYVGLVPDLATVRDRAKNKVRKFIYGVLSMGWRGTAKHWNHYEMVYMLLAGLSTPLVLSVHSIVSFDFAVSQLPGWHTTIFPPYFVAGAVFSGFAMVVTLMSILRIVIPHFKHYVTVNHLELMNKIIMTTSLLVGYSYASEFFIAWYSGHGVEQYAFINRAFGPYWWSYWIMVSCNVIIPQIFWFKKMRRHLIVMFIISIFVNIGMWFERFVITVTSLHRDFLPSSWGMFHFSAYDLGAIFGSFGLFFMLFLIYLRVFPSISMSEIKTVLNVGHDNEH, encoded by the coding sequence ATGGCTAAACGACCCGTATTAGTTTTAGACAATAAAGATTATAAACAAGTTACAGAAGATGTTTGTTCTTTAATAGAGACTGTTCCTGGAAAAAATTATTTTGCTTTATTATTTGCTTCTAAATCTTTGCTTCTTTACTTTATAGTTACCATGGGGTTAATTGCCGTTTATGGAATGGGTTTAATGGGAGTAAATAGTCCTGTAGGTTGGGGTACAGACATTGTTACTTTTGTTTTTTGGATTGGTATTGGTCATGCAGGAACTTTAATTTCTGCTATTTTATTTTTATTTAGACAAAAATGGAGAACCTCTATTGCTAGAACGGCAGAAGCTATGACGGTATTTGCCGTAATGACAGCTGGAATTTTCCCTTTGCTACATACAGGTCGTCCATGGTTAGCTCATTGGTTGTTACCTTACCCTAATCAACGAGGGCCATTATGGGTAAATTTTAGATCTCCTTTATTATGGGATGTTTTTGCCGTATCCACTTATGCTTTGGTTTCCATGACTTTTTGGTATGTGGGTTTGGTTCCCGATTTAGCAACAGTTAGAGATAGAGCAAAAAATAAAGTGCGTAAATTTATATATGGTGTTTTATCTATGGGTTGGAGGGGTACAGCTAAGCATTGGAACCATTACGAAATGGTTTATATGTTACTTGCTGGTTTATCTACTCCTTTAGTTTTATCGGTGCATAGTATTGTTTCTTTTGACTTTGCGGTTTCGCAATTACCAGGTTGGCATACGACTATTTTCCCTCCTTACTTTGTGGCAGGAGCAGTGTTTTCTGGTTTTGCCATGGTGGTGACTTTAATGTCTATTTTACGAATAGTAATCCCTCATTTTAAACACTATGTAACCGTTAATCATTTAGAGTTAATGAATAAAATCATTATGACCACTAGCTTACTAGTAGGGTATTCTTATGCTTCTGAGTTTTTTATTGCTTGGTACTCGGGCCATGGGGTAGAACAATATGCATTTATTAACCGTGCTTTTGGCCCTTATTGGTGGTCTTATTGGATTATGGTTTCTTGCAATGTAATTATTCCGCAAATATTTTGGTTTAAAAAAATGCGTCGCCATTTAATAGTAATGTTTATTATTTCTATTTTTGTAAATATTGGTATGTGGTTTGAAAGATTTGTAATCACGGTAACCTCTTTGCATAGAGATTTTTTACCATCCAGTTGGGGAATGTTTCATTTTAGCGCTTACGATTTAGGAGCCATTTTTGGTAGTTTTGGTTTATTTTTTATGTTATTTTTAATTTACTTAAGAGTGTTTCCTTCTATTTCTATGTCAGAAATCAAAACAGTATTAAATGTGGGGCACGATAATGAGCACTAA